The following proteins come from a genomic window of Plectropomus leopardus isolate mb chromosome 11, YSFRI_Pleo_2.0, whole genome shotgun sequence:
- the cdk10 gene encoding cyclin-dependent kinase 10, which produces MDTAGEAEPDPIKLKSIKNNKTFTVPQSDRFGSCRSVREFEKLNRIGEGTYGIVYRARDTKSDEIVALKKVRMDKEKDGIPISSLREITLLLRLRHPNIVELKEVVVGSQLESLFLVMSYCEQDLASLLENMQTPFSEAQVKCIVLQLLRGLEYLHHNFIIHRDLKVSNLLMTDKGCVKIADFGLARMYGIPQQPMTPRVVTLWYRAPELLLGTKTQTTALDMWAVGCILAELLAHKPLLPGTSEIQQVDLIVQLLGTPNENIWPGFSLLPLIGQYSLRKQPYNNLKNKFTWLSDAGHRLLNLLFMYNPHRRATAKDCLDSSYFKEKPLPCEPELMPTFPHHRNKRSAPPADSHSKRSKV; this is translated from the exons ATGGACACCGCAGGAGAGGCTGAACCGGACCCTATAAAACTTAAGTCTATcaagaacaacaaaacattcACAGTGCCTCAAAGTGATAGG TTTGGAAGCTGCAGAAGTGTCAGAGAGTTTGAGAAACTCAACCGCATAGGAGAAGGAACTTACGGCATTGTGT ACCGAGCTCGAGACACCAAGTCAGATGAGATTGTAGCACTGAAGAAGGTCCGGATGGACAAAGAGAAAGATG GGATCCCCATCAGCAGCCTCAGAGAGATCACCCTGCTGCTGAGGCTGAGACATCCCAACATAGTGGAGCTGAAAGAAGTGGTCGTTGGCAGCCAGTTGGagag CCTGTTTCTGGTGATGAGTTATTGCGAGCAGGATCTGGCCAGTCTGCTGGAAAACATGCAGACACCGTTCTCTGAGGCTCAG GTGAAGTGTATTGTTCTTCAGCTGCTCAGAGGCTTGGAGTATCTCCACCACAACTTCATTATACACAG GGACCTGAAGGTGTCTAATCTGCTGATGACAGACAAAGGCTGCGTTAAGATTG CTGATTTCGGGCTGGCCAGGATGTATGGCATCCCACAGCAACCCATGACGCCTCGAGTGGTCACACTGTG GTACAGAGCTCCAGAGCTCCTGCTAGGGACCAAGACCCAGACTACAGCGCTGGACATGTG ggCTGTCGGCTGTATCCTAGCTGAGCTGCTGGCTCACAAACCTCTGCTGCCTGGAACCTCTGAGATCCAGCAGGTCGACCTGATTGTTCAGCTGCTGGGAACACCCAACGAAAACATCTGGCCA ggTTTTTCTCTGCTGCCACTCATTGGTCAGTACAGTCTGAGGAAGCAGCCGTACAACAACCTGAAGAATAAATTCACCTGGCTGTCTGATGCTGGACACAGACTGCTCAACCTGCTCTTTATGTACAACCCACAccgcag AGCTACTGCCAAAGATTGTTTGGACAGTTCCTACTTCAAGGAGAAACCTCTAC CCTGTGAACCAGAGCTGATGCCAACCTTCCCCCACCACCGCAACAAACGGTCTGCTCCTCCAGCAGACAGCCACTCAAAACGCAGCAAAGTATGA